A single Mixta calida DNA region contains:
- the flgD gene encoding flagellar hook assembly protein FlgD produces MGLAVGVNEKINPSVLTNTTGASSSSSASDLQSNFLTLLVTQLKNQDPTNPMENNELTTQLAQINTVSGIEKLNTTLGSISGQINSNQSMQASTLIGHGVMVPGTQILAGKGQATPFGVDLTRASTTTTATITDGSGKVVRTLDLGGLTAGVHTFSWDGTLADGTTAPDGKYNVSLAASDGTEQLVAQPLNYALVNGVTTDSSGAILDLGTMGTTTLDKIRQIL; encoded by the coding sequence ATGGGCTTAGCCGTTGGCGTTAACGAAAAGATCAACCCCAGTGTCCTGACCAACACCACCGGGGCGTCGAGCAGCAGCAGCGCGTCCGATCTGCAGAGCAACTTTTTGACGCTGCTGGTGACGCAGCTGAAAAACCAGGATCCCACCAATCCGATGGAGAACAACGAGCTGACCACGCAGCTGGCGCAGATCAATACCGTAAGCGGCATTGAGAAGCTGAACACCACGCTGGGTTCGATTTCCGGTCAGATCAACAGCAACCAGTCGATGCAGGCCTCTACCCTGATCGGCCACGGCGTCATGGTGCCGGGCACGCAGATTCTGGCGGGCAAGGGGCAGGCCACGCCGTTCGGCGTCGATCTGACGCGCGCCTCGACTACCACCACCGCGACCATTACCGACGGCAGCGGCAAAGTGGTGCGCACCCTCGATCTTGGCGGCCTGACGGCGGGCGTCCACACCTTCTCGTGGGACGGCACGCTGGCGGATGGCACTACGGCGCCGGATGGCAAATATAACGTCTCGCTCGCCGCCAGCGACGGGACAGAACAACTGGTGGCGCAGCCACTGAACTATGCCTTAGTGAACGGTGTGACCACCGATTCCAGCGGGGCAATCCTTGACCTCGGGACGATGGGCACCACCACGCTCGATAAAATTCGTCAGATTCTCTAA
- the flgE gene encoding flagellar hook protein FlgE, which produces MGFSQAVSGLNAASSNLDVIGNNISNSATAGFKSSTVAFADMFAGSKVGMGVKVAGVIQDFNDGTTTTTSRGLDVAISQQGFFRMADDNGSVYYSRNGQFMLDENRNIVNMQGMKLTGYPVAGSPPTVQTGANPVALSVPTTQMTASATTKGGLVANLNSSDGTKSDASFDSTNASSYNAKSSMTTYDSLGNAHTIDLYFVKTADNNWSVHPIDSSTGTATTPFTMSFNANGIMTSAASQTISMGALNGANAQTFTLDFTNSMQQNTGANTFGNPTQDGYKPGDLVSYQINNDGTVVGNYSNEKTQVLGQIVLANFANAEGLKSEGDNVWSSTASSGQPLVGLAGTGNLGTLTAGALESSNVDLSKELVNMIVAQRNYQSNAQTIKTQDQILNTLVNLR; this is translated from the coding sequence ATGGGCTTTTCACAAGCGGTCAGCGGCTTAAACGCGGCCTCCAGTAACCTCGACGTTATCGGCAACAACATTTCCAACTCCGCGACCGCCGGTTTTAAATCCAGCACCGTCGCGTTCGCCGACATGTTCGCCGGCTCGAAAGTGGGCATGGGCGTAAAAGTAGCTGGCGTGATCCAGGACTTTAACGACGGCACCACCACTACCACCAGCCGCGGCCTGGATGTGGCGATCAGCCAGCAGGGCTTCTTCCGCATGGCAGACGACAACGGATCGGTCTATTACAGCCGTAACGGTCAGTTTATGCTGGATGAGAACCGCAACATCGTTAACATGCAGGGCATGAAGCTGACCGGCTATCCGGTTGCGGGCTCGCCTCCGACCGTGCAGACCGGCGCTAACCCGGTTGCGCTCAGCGTGCCGACCACTCAGATGACCGCCAGCGCTACCACCAAAGGCGGGCTGGTTGCTAACCTGAACTCATCCGACGGCACCAAATCGGACGCCAGCTTCGACAGCACCAACGCTTCCAGCTACAACGCCAAGTCGTCTATGACGACCTATGATTCGCTGGGCAACGCGCACACCATCGATCTCTATTTCGTGAAAACCGCGGACAACAACTGGAGCGTGCACCCGATCGACTCCAGCACCGGCACCGCGACCACGCCGTTTACCATGAGCTTTAACGCCAACGGCATCATGACCTCTGCGGCCAGCCAGACTATCTCCATGGGCGCGCTGAACGGCGCCAACGCGCAGACCTTTACGCTGGATTTCACCAACAGCATGCAGCAGAACACCGGCGCCAACACCTTCGGCAACCCGACGCAGGATGGCTACAAGCCGGGCGACCTGGTGAGCTACCAGATCAACAATGACGGCACGGTAGTGGGCAACTACTCCAACGAGAAAACGCAGGTGCTGGGTCAGATCGTGCTGGCGAACTTCGCGAACGCCGAAGGCCTGAAGTCGGAAGGCGATAACGTCTGGTCATCTACCGCCTCTTCCGGTCAGCCGCTGGTTGGCCTGGCGGGCACCGGCAACCTCGGCACCCTGACCGCAGGCGCGCTGGAGTCTTCTAACGTCGATCTGAGTAAAGAACTGGTCAATATGATCGTGGCGCAGCGTAACTATCAGTCGAACGCGCAGACTATCAAAACCCAGGATCAGATCCTCAACACGCTGGTTAACCTGCGTTAA
- a CDS encoding flagellar basal body rod protein FlgF, protein MDHAIYTAMGAASQTLNMQAVTANNLANASTPGFRAQLNALRAVPVEGLSLPTRTLVTASTPGSDMSSGALDYTQRSLDVAVQQDGWLAVQAPDGTEAYTRNGNMQVSPTGQLTIQGNPVMGDGGPIAVPQGAEITIASDGTLTALNPGDAPNATVQLGRLKLVKATGQEVMRGDDGMFRLTAAAQAQRGAVLQNDPTVHVMPGVLEGSNVKPVETMVDMIANARRFEMQMKVISSVDENEQRANQLLNMSS, encoded by the coding sequence ATGGATCACGCGATTTATACCGCCATGGGCGCGGCGAGCCAGACGCTCAATATGCAGGCGGTGACGGCCAACAACCTGGCCAACGCCTCCACCCCAGGCTTTCGCGCGCAGCTTAATGCGCTGCGCGCGGTGCCGGTAGAAGGCCTGTCGCTGCCGACGCGTACGCTGGTCACCGCCTCGACGCCGGGCTCCGATATGTCGTCGGGCGCGCTCGACTACACCCAGCGTTCGCTGGATGTGGCGGTACAGCAGGACGGCTGGCTGGCGGTGCAGGCACCGGACGGCACCGAAGCTTACACCCGCAACGGCAACATGCAGGTCAGCCCCACCGGGCAGCTCACCATTCAGGGCAACCCGGTGATGGGTGACGGCGGTCCGATTGCGGTGCCGCAGGGCGCGGAGATCACCATCGCCTCCGACGGCACGCTGACCGCGCTGAATCCGGGCGACGCCCCGAACGCGACGGTGCAGCTGGGACGTCTGAAGCTGGTGAAGGCGACCGGTCAGGAAGTGATGCGCGGCGACGACGGCATGTTCCGTCTGACCGCGGCGGCGCAGGCTCAGCGCGGCGCGGTGTTGCAAAACGACCCGACGGTGCATGTCATGCCCGGCGTGCTGGAAGGCAGCAACGTCAAGCCGGTTGAAACCATGGTCGACATGATCGCTAACGCCCGCCGCTTCGAGATGCAGATGAAAGTCATCTCCAGCGTCGATGAAAACGAACAACGCGCCAACCAGCTGCTCAATATGAGCAGCTAA
- the flgG gene encoding flagellar basal-body rod protein FlgG, translating to MISSLWIAKTGLDAQQTNMDVIANNLANVSTNGFKRSRAVFEDLMYQTMRQPGAQSSEQTTLPSGLQIGTGVRPVATERLHTQGNLSKTDNSKDVAVNGQGFFQVQMPDGTLAYTRDGSFQVDQNGQLVTNAGFPVQPGITIPANSLSISIGRDGVVSVTQQGQAQPVQVGQLTLSTFINDTGLESVGENLYKETQASGAPTDSTPGLNGAGLLYQGYVETSNVNVAEELVSMIQTQRAYEINSKAITTSDQMLQKLTQV from the coding sequence ATGATTAGCTCCTTATGGATCGCCAAAACCGGTCTTGACGCCCAACAAACCAATATGGACGTCATCGCCAACAACCTGGCCAACGTCAGCACCAACGGCTTTAAGCGTTCGCGCGCGGTATTCGAAGATCTGATGTACCAGACCATGCGTCAGCCGGGCGCTCAGTCCTCTGAGCAGACCACGCTGCCGTCCGGCCTGCAGATCGGCACCGGCGTGCGTCCGGTGGCGACCGAGCGCCTGCACACCCAAGGCAACCTGTCGAAAACCGACAACTCGAAAGATGTGGCGGTCAACGGACAGGGCTTCTTCCAGGTGCAGATGCCGGACGGCACCCTGGCCTATACCCGTGACGGCTCGTTCCAGGTGGACCAGAACGGCCAGCTGGTAACCAACGCCGGCTTCCCGGTTCAGCCCGGCATCACCATTCCGGCCAACTCCCTGAGCATCTCCATCGGGCGTGACGGCGTGGTGAGCGTGACCCAGCAGGGTCAGGCGCAGCCGGTGCAGGTCGGTCAGCTGACGCTGAGCACCTTTATCAACGATACCGGTCTCGAAAGCGTGGGCGAGAACCTCTACAAAGAGACGCAGGCTTCCGGCGCCCCGACCGACAGCACGCCTGGCCTGAACGGCGCCGGTCTGCTCTATCAGGGCTACGTGGAAACCTCTAACGTCAACGTGGCGGAAGAGCTGGTGAGCATGATCCAGACGCAGCGCGCCTATGAGATCAACAGTAAGGCTATTACCACCTCCGATCAGATGCTGCAAAAACTGACGCAGGTGTAA
- the flgH gene encoding flagellar basal body L-ring protein FlgH — protein MAKQYAFKPGHLVIATLLVTLNGCALVPRKPLVDGPTTAQPMPAMPPVVNGSIFQGVMPMNYGYQPLFEDRRPRNIGDTLTIVLQENVSASKSSSANASRDGSATLGLTAVPRALEGLLGGDKTSLSGEGKNDFAGKGGASANNTFTGTITVTVNQVLPNGNLNVVGEKQIEINQGTEFIRFSGVVNPRTISGSNTVVSTQVADARIEYVGNGYINEAQNMGWLQRFFLNISPM, from the coding sequence ATGGCGAAGCAATACGCATTCAAGCCTGGACATTTGGTCATCGCCACGCTGCTGGTGACCCTTAACGGTTGCGCCTTAGTTCCCCGTAAACCGCTGGTCGATGGCCCAACGACGGCTCAGCCGATGCCAGCCATGCCGCCCGTGGTAAACGGCTCCATTTTCCAGGGGGTGATGCCGATGAACTACGGTTATCAGCCTCTGTTCGAGGATCGTCGTCCGCGCAATATCGGCGACACGCTGACTATCGTGCTGCAAGAAAACGTCAGCGCCAGTAAGAGCTCCTCCGCCAACGCCAGCCGAGACGGCAGCGCCACGCTCGGCCTGACCGCCGTGCCGCGCGCGCTGGAAGGCCTGCTGGGCGGCGATAAGACCTCGCTGAGCGGCGAAGGCAAAAACGATTTCGCCGGTAAGGGCGGCGCCTCCGCCAATAACACCTTCACCGGTACGATTACGGTTACCGTCAATCAGGTGCTGCCGAACGGCAACCTGAACGTGGTCGGTGAGAAGCAGATCGAGATTAACCAGGGCACCGAATTTATTCGCTTCTCTGGCGTGGTCAACCCGCGCACCATCAGCGGCAGCAATACCGTGGTGTCCACGCAGGTGGCCGACGCCCGTATCGAATATGTCGGCAACGGCTATATCAACGAAGCGCAGAACATGGGTTGGCTGCAGCGCTTCTTCCTGAACATCTCACCGATGTAA
- a CDS encoding flagellar basal body P-ring protein FlgI — protein MSQSRIIRFALSLLLLGVSAFACADRIRDLATIQGVRDNQLIGYGLVVGLDGTGDQTAQTPFTTQSLNNMLSQLGITVPTGTNMQLKNVAAVMVTASLPAFGRQGQQIDVVVSSLGNAKSLRGGTLLMTPLKGVDNQVYALAQGNILVGGAGASAGGSSVQVNQLNGGRITGGATIEREIQSNFGTQGTLNLQLNDEDFSMAQRISDAINGRGLGVAQPLDARTVQVRVPMNNSSQVRLLADIQDLDVSVPIQDAKVIINSRTGSVVMNREVALSSCAVAQGNLSVTVNQQQNVSQPNTPLAGGQTVVTPQTQIDMRQEGGALQRVNASANLNSVVRALNALGATPMDLMSILQSMQSAGCLRAKLEII, from the coding sequence ATGTCACAGTCACGCATTATTCGTTTCGCGCTTTCGCTGCTGCTGCTGGGCGTCAGCGCATTTGCCTGCGCCGATCGCATCCGCGATCTCGCTACTATCCAGGGCGTCCGGGATAACCAGCTGATCGGCTACGGCCTGGTGGTCGGGCTTGACGGCACCGGCGACCAGACGGCGCAGACGCCGTTCACCACCCAGTCGCTGAACAACATGCTTTCCCAGCTCGGCATCACCGTGCCGACCGGCACCAACATGCAGCTGAAAAACGTGGCGGCGGTGATGGTGACCGCCAGTCTGCCGGCGTTTGGCCGTCAGGGGCAGCAGATCGACGTCGTCGTCTCCTCGCTGGGCAACGCCAAAAGCCTGCGCGGCGGCACGCTGCTGATGACGCCGCTGAAAGGCGTCGACAACCAGGTTTACGCGCTGGCGCAGGGCAACATTCTGGTCGGCGGCGCGGGCGCCTCGGCAGGCGGCTCCAGCGTGCAGGTCAACCAGCTGAACGGCGGCCGCATCACCGGCGGCGCGACCATTGAACGTGAAATTCAGAGTAACTTCGGCACCCAGGGCACGCTTAACCTGCAGCTGAATGACGAAGATTTCAGCATGGCGCAGCGCATCAGCGACGCTATCAACGGCCGCGGCTTAGGCGTGGCGCAACCGCTGGACGCCCGCACCGTACAGGTGCGTGTGCCGATGAACAACAGTTCGCAGGTGCGTCTGCTGGCCGATATCCAGGATCTGGACGTGTCGGTGCCGATTCAGGACGCGAAAGTGATTATCAACTCGCGAACCGGATCGGTGGTGATGAACCGCGAAGTGGCGCTCAGCTCCTGTGCGGTTGCGCAGGGCAACCTGTCGGTGACGGTGAACCAACAGCAGAATGTTAGTCAGCCGAATACCCCGCTGGCGGGCGGTCAGACCGTGGTGACGCCGCAAACGCAGATCGATATGCGTCAGGAAGGCGGCGCGCTGCAACGCGTTAACGCCAGCGCCAACCTGAACAGCGTGGTGCGCGCTCTGAACGCGCTCGGCGCGACGCCGATGGACCTGATGTCGATTCTTCAGTCAATGCAGAGCGCGGGCTGCCTGCGCGCCAAACTGGAAATTATCTGA
- the flgJ gene encoding flagellar assembly peptidoglycan hydrolase FlgJ — translation MNDTQSVASAAFDSQSLNDLKRQAGNDPNGKALQVAKQVEGMFVQMMLKSMRQALPQDGLLSTEQSRMFTSMYDQQIAQEMGNKGLGLADVIVKQMMPAQAPDEKAGTVPMPLDRSVVINTLLPRQLEQMQTQMLQMVQRAVPKLPQPTESAPLSGDSSDFIAKLTQPAQLASQQTGIPHQLILAQAALESGWGKRQILTEDGKPSYNLFGIKATSSWQGKTTEITTTEYENGVAKKVKAAFRVYDSYLDALTDYANLLSNNSRYAKVTTAKTAEEGAHALQEAGYATDPKYAKKLVGMIQQFKNLGEKVAKAYGNDIGDLF, via the coding sequence ATGAATGATACGCAATCTGTAGCGAGCGCGGCGTTTGACAGCCAGTCGCTCAATGACCTGAAACGTCAGGCAGGCAACGATCCAAATGGAAAAGCGTTGCAGGTGGCGAAGCAGGTGGAAGGCATGTTTGTGCAGATGATGTTGAAAAGTATGCGTCAGGCGCTGCCGCAGGATGGCCTGCTCAGCACCGAACAGTCGCGGATGTTCACCTCAATGTATGACCAGCAGATTGCGCAGGAAATGGGCAATAAAGGGCTTGGGCTGGCGGACGTCATCGTGAAGCAGATGATGCCGGCTCAGGCGCCGGACGAAAAGGCGGGCACCGTGCCGATGCCGCTTGACCGTTCAGTCGTGATCAATACGCTGCTGCCCCGTCAGCTGGAACAGATGCAGACGCAGATGCTGCAAATGGTGCAGCGTGCGGTGCCGAAGCTGCCGCAGCCGACTGAAAGCGCGCCGCTGAGCGGCGACAGCAGCGACTTTATCGCCAAACTAACGCAGCCGGCGCAGCTGGCCAGCCAGCAGACCGGCATTCCGCATCAGCTGATCCTCGCCCAGGCGGCGCTGGAGTCGGGCTGGGGCAAACGTCAGATTCTGACCGAGGACGGCAAACCGAGCTATAACCTGTTCGGCATTAAAGCCACCAGCAGCTGGCAGGGGAAAACCACGGAAATTACCACCACCGAATATGAGAACGGCGTGGCGAAAAAGGTGAAGGCGGCATTCCGCGTCTATGACTCCTATCTTGATGCGTTAACCGACTACGCCAACCTGCTGAGCAACAATTCGCGTTACGCCAAAGTGACCACGGCGAAAACGGCGGAAGAGGGCGCGCATGCGTTGCAGGAAGCGGGCTACGCCACCGATCCGAAGTACGCCAAAAAGCTGGTGGGCATGATCCAGCAGTTTAAAAATCTGGGCGAAAAGGTCGCCAAAGCCTACGGCAATGATATCGGCGATCTGTTCTGA
- the flgK gene encoding flagellar hook-associated protein FlgK, with protein sequence MSSLINSAMSGLSAAQAALSTTSNNISNYRVDGYSRQTADLSSLPSTLSGSSYYGNGVTVSGVHREYDEFITGQLRSASAQNSGITSQYNQISNIDDLMSSSSNSLSTTLSDFFTTLQNVVSNADDPSARQTLMGKASGLVNQFKVTDQYLRNMDSSINTNVASSIQQINSYSSQIANLNGQIGKLQAAGAGADPNSLMDQRDALVNKLNDLVGVNVSKQDGSYIVSMSNGLALVNGSDTKELVAMPSSSDPTRTTVGYVDKTAGNVEIPENLVSTGSLGGLLKFRNEDLDSARNKLNQLALNFADSFNTQHKAGFDSKGNAGTDFFSIGGPSVVSNSKNGSSVTLTASWSDTSKAQATDYKVSWDGSNWNVKRLSDNTNVSATLDANGKLNFDGLQLTPSGTPSANDSFVVKPVSNAIVNMDVAISNESQIAAASATGGESDNRNAQKLLDLQSKNLVNGNATLSQAYASLVSDIGNKTNTLKTTSETQTNVVTQLTNRQQSVSGVNLDEEYANLQRYQQYYMANAQVLQTASAIFDALINIRG encoded by the coding sequence ATGTCCAGCTTAATTAACTCCGCAATGAGCGGACTGAGCGCCGCGCAGGCTGCGCTGAGCACGACCAGCAATAACATCAGCAATTACAGGGTAGACGGCTATTCGCGCCAGACGGCGGATCTGTCATCGCTGCCCAGCACCCTGAGCGGCAGCAGCTATTACGGCAACGGCGTCACCGTTAGCGGCGTTCATCGCGAATATGACGAGTTCATTACCGGTCAGCTGCGCAGCGCTTCTGCGCAGAACAGTGGCATTACTTCGCAATATAACCAGATTTCGAATATCGACGACCTGATGTCTTCGTCGTCTAACAGCCTGTCGACCACGCTTTCTGATTTCTTCACCACGTTGCAGAACGTCGTGAGCAACGCGGACGATCCTTCCGCGCGTCAGACGCTGATGGGCAAAGCGTCCGGTCTGGTTAACCAGTTTAAAGTGACCGACCAGTATCTGCGCAACATGGACAGCAGCATCAACACCAACGTGGCGTCGTCCATCCAGCAGATCAACAGCTACTCCAGCCAGATCGCCAATCTGAACGGTCAGATCGGCAAGCTCCAGGCGGCGGGCGCCGGCGCCGATCCCAACAGCCTGATGGATCAGCGCGATGCGTTGGTGAACAAGCTGAACGACCTGGTGGGCGTCAATGTCTCCAAACAGGACGGCAGCTATATCGTTTCGATGTCGAACGGTCTGGCGCTGGTGAACGGTTCGGACACCAAAGAGCTGGTGGCGATGCCTTCCAGCAGCGATCCGACCCGCACCACCGTCGGCTACGTGGATAAAACCGCAGGCAATGTCGAAATCCCGGAAAACCTGGTCAGTACCGGTTCGCTGGGCGGCCTGCTGAAGTTCCGCAACGAAGACCTCGACTCGGCGCGCAACAAGCTGAACCAGCTGGCGCTCAACTTCGCCGACAGCTTCAACACCCAGCATAAAGCGGGCTTTGACAGCAAAGGCAACGCCGGTACCGACTTCTTCTCCATCGGCGGCCCGTCGGTGGTAAGCAACAGCAAAAACGGCTCCTCCGTGACCCTGACCGCCAGCTGGAGCGACACCAGCAAGGCGCAGGCGACCGACTACAAGGTGTCGTGGGACGGCAGCAACTGGAACGTCAAACGCCTGTCGGACAACACTAACGTCAGCGCGACGCTGGACGCGAACGGCAAACTCAATTTCGACGGCCTGCAGCTGACGCCGTCAGGCACGCCGTCCGCCAATGATAGCTTTGTGGTCAAGCCGGTCAGCAACGCCATCGTCAATATGGACGTGGCGATCAGCAACGAGTCGCAGATTGCCGCGGCGTCGGCGACGGGCGGCGAAAGCGATAACCGCAACGCGCAAAAACTGCTCGATTTGCAGAGCAAAAACCTGGTGAACGGCAACGCGACGCTGTCGCAGGCCTACGCCAGCCTGGTGAGCGATATCGGCAACAAAACCAATACGCTGAAAACCACCAGCGAGACGCAGACCAACGTGGTGACGCAGCTGACTAACCGCCAGCAATCGGTGTCGGGCGTCAACCTTGATGAAGAGTACGCCAACCTGCAACGCTACCAGCAGTACTACATGGCGAATGCGCAGGTATTGCAAACGGCGTCAGCGATTTTCGATGCGTTGATCAACATCCGTGGCTAA
- the flgL gene encoding flagellar hook-associated protein FlgL yields the protein MRLSTNMMFDQQMRGVSNAQSSWLKAGEQLSTGKRVVNPSDDPLAAAQAVVLSQAQAENSQYKLARNFASQSVSLEESTLQNVTLAVQSAQSAVISAGNGALSDDDRASYATQLEGIRSQLLNLANSTDGNGRYIFAGYKSDSAPFTEDANGSIVYNGGTDAITQKVDASRTMTTSHTGAQVFMSLTSNAVKEPNNGVSESNIFNTLDTAINALKQPIQNADDATKAVSKDALDKATRGLSNSLNNILAVRSELGTQLDELDKLDSLGADRSTLQATRMSGLVDVDYTKAISTYTMQQQALQASYKTFSDMSQMSLFQMNR from the coding sequence ATGCGACTCAGTACCAACATGATGTTTGACCAGCAGATGCGCGGCGTATCTAACGCGCAGTCAAGTTGGCTGAAGGCGGGGGAGCAGCTCTCCACCGGCAAACGGGTTGTCAACCCGTCTGACGATCCGCTGGCGGCTGCGCAGGCGGTCGTGCTGTCTCAGGCGCAGGCGGAGAACAGCCAGTACAAGCTGGCGCGCAACTTCGCCAGCCAGAGCGTTTCGCTGGAAGAAAGTACGCTGCAAAACGTCACTCTGGCCGTGCAGAGCGCACAGTCGGCGGTTATTTCTGCAGGCAACGGCGCGCTTTCTGACGACGACCGCGCCTCTTACGCTACGCAGCTTGAGGGGATTCGCTCGCAGCTGCTGAACCTGGCGAACAGCACCGACGGCAACGGCCGCTATATTTTCGCCGGTTACAAGAGCGACAGCGCGCCCTTTACTGAAGATGCCAACGGTAGCATCGTCTATAACGGCGGCACCGACGCCATTACGCAGAAGGTCGATGCCAGCCGTACCATGACCACCAGCCATACCGGCGCGCAGGTATTTATGTCGTTGACCAGCAACGCGGTGAAAGAGCCGAATAACGGCGTCAGCGAAAGCAATATTTTTAACACGCTGGATACCGCCATTAATGCGCTGAAGCAGCCGATTCAGAATGCGGACGACGCCACCAAAGCGGTCTCTAAAGATGCGCTGGATAAAGCGACGCGCGGCCTGAGCAACTCGCTGAACAACATTCTGGCGGTACGCTCCGAGTTGGGCACGCAGCTGGATGAGCTGGATAAACTGGACAGCCTCGGCGCCGATCGCAGCACGCTACAGGCGACCCGTATGAGCGGACTGGTGGATGTCGACTACACCAAGGCGATCTCTACCTACACCATGCAGCAGCAGGCGTTGCAGGCGTCTTATAAAACCTTCAGCGATATGTCTCAGATGTCCCTGTTCCAGATGAATCGTTAA